The Sorangiineae bacterium MSr11367 genome window below encodes:
- the hrpA gene encoding ATP-dependent RNA helicase HrpA yields MAIPIGEGDLDDHFCYSDTPMSVQFPPELPITARVPDIATAVHAHPVVIVAGATGSGKTTQLPKIALAMGRGLEQRIGVTQPRRIAATSVAARVASELGTPLGTDVGYQIRFEDRTSPHTYVKFMTDGILLAEIQGDPLLRRYDTLVIDEAHERSLTIDFLLGWVKRILPQRPDLKVIISSATLQTDHFSAFFGGAPVIEVEGRTYPVEVLYEPPPDDVDLAEAVANAVANVTSLDPRGDILVFLPGEREIRETENELAARELRHTVVQPLYARLSGAEQSRVFASIPQRRVILATNVAETSLTIPGIVYVIDAGVARLSRYEPRSGTTRLQIEAISQASAEQRKGRCGRVREGICVRLYDETSFAQRPAFTDPEIKRTGLAGVILRMKSLGLGDVEDFPFLDPPQPRAIAEGYRVLEELGALGPDRELTPIGQRLARFPVDPRIGRMILAGAELGCLKEVLIIAAALNIQDPRERPRDAQQKADEQHRRFRDERSDFVGLLRLWDFVREAERKGKSHLRRVCKEGFLSFLRIREWGEIHRQLEEVARELKATKGGAPENALHRALATGLLSKIGQWNPEQRVYVGAKQTRFAIHPSSALAKKPPAWIMAFELVETTQLFARMAAKIEPEWLLEAGAHLLKRSYSDPHWSEKSARASVREHATLFGLSISRDRSVDYATIAPAGARRIFLEHALVRGEYKTTGAFQRKNRELMDEVSRLRDKARRSDMLASEDALLAFFDQRVGEEVVNGKTFEAWRERAEKSDPKCLLLSVDDVLAGEPGLRAADYPDTVKLHGASLGVTYRFEPSEDDDGITLTVPLVLLPQLEPGELDWTIPGWHQDKIAALLYELPRGTRRELGDIPELARAVAAKVKPFSGPMVPALVQAVEEETGVDVPEDAFRPDLVASYLRLTCRVVGDDGKVVAQGRDVDAILKQHGARARAVWKQAAPSAKWERKGITGWDFGELPAFVVRRVGNMDVRSYPALVDRGTSADMVLLETTAAAEAASRGGVRRLLMLAARGAVSGIAPRIPPAFSRPGGALMSRAENEVFRERVLARIVDAAFGLGEESVGLPRDKRAFDALLAAGVPRIAPLFRAFADTITAVAAELDKTLRALKAASKHPSGRAAILDIYAQLEHLFPEDLMESVSLGRLEHFPRYLRAAQARLGRAVTDPRKDTEKLAPFSPLWNAFLDKRRALRDANGARELRWLFEELRVAIFAPELKTPVPVSVAKVSAAMSALR; encoded by the coding sequence ATGGCGATCCCGATCGGTGAAGGTGATCTCGATGATCACTTTTGCTATTCCGACACGCCCATGTCCGTACAATTTCCCCCGGAGCTACCCATCACGGCGCGTGTGCCCGACATCGCGACGGCCGTCCACGCGCACCCGGTGGTGATTGTCGCGGGTGCGACCGGCTCGGGAAAAACCACGCAATTACCCAAGATTGCACTGGCCATGGGCCGCGGGTTGGAGCAGCGCATTGGGGTCACGCAGCCGCGACGCATTGCCGCGACGAGCGTGGCGGCGCGCGTGGCCAGCGAGCTCGGCACGCCGCTGGGCACGGACGTGGGGTATCAGATTCGCTTCGAAGATCGGACCTCGCCGCACACGTACGTGAAGTTCATGACCGACGGCATCTTGCTGGCGGAAATCCAGGGCGATCCGCTGCTGCGTCGGTACGACACGCTGGTGATCGACGAGGCGCACGAGCGAAGCCTGACCATCGATTTTCTGCTCGGCTGGGTGAAGCGCATTCTGCCGCAGCGCCCCGATCTGAAGGTGATCATCAGCTCGGCCACCCTACAAACGGACCATTTTTCCGCCTTTTTTGGCGGGGCGCCGGTCATCGAGGTGGAGGGGCGCACGTACCCGGTGGAGGTGCTGTACGAGCCGCCGCCCGACGATGTGGACCTCGCGGAGGCCGTGGCCAACGCGGTGGCGAACGTGACATCGCTCGATCCGCGCGGGGACATTCTCGTTTTTTTGCCCGGTGAGCGTGAGATCCGCGAGACCGAGAACGAGCTCGCGGCGCGCGAGTTGCGGCACACCGTCGTACAGCCTTTGTACGCGCGGCTCTCGGGTGCGGAGCAATCGCGGGTGTTCGCGAGCATTCCGCAGCGGCGCGTGATCCTCGCGACCAACGTAGCGGAAACGTCGCTCACCATTCCGGGCATCGTGTACGTCATCGACGCGGGTGTCGCACGGTTGTCGCGCTACGAGCCGCGCTCGGGCACGACGCGGCTGCAGATCGAGGCCATTTCGCAGGCCAGCGCCGAGCAGCGCAAGGGCCGGTGCGGCCGCGTGCGCGAGGGCATCTGCGTGCGGTTGTACGACGAGACGAGCTTCGCGCAGCGCCCAGCGTTCACCGATCCGGAGATCAAGCGAACGGGGTTGGCTGGGGTCATTCTTCGCATGAAATCGCTCGGGCTGGGCGACGTAGAGGACTTCCCCTTTTTGGATCCGCCGCAGCCGCGCGCCATTGCCGAGGGTTACCGGGTGCTGGAGGAGCTCGGGGCACTGGGGCCCGACCGGGAGCTGACGCCCATTGGACAACGCCTGGCGCGCTTTCCGGTGGATCCGCGCATTGGACGGATGATCCTCGCAGGCGCGGAGCTCGGTTGTCTGAAGGAAGTGCTGATCATTGCGGCGGCACTGAACATTCAGGATCCGCGGGAGCGGCCGCGCGATGCGCAGCAAAAGGCCGACGAGCAACACCGCCGGTTCCGGGACGAGCGTTCCGATTTCGTGGGGTTGCTGCGGCTCTGGGACTTCGTTCGCGAGGCGGAGCGCAAAGGCAAATCGCACTTGCGGCGGGTGTGCAAGGAAGGCTTCTTGTCCTTTTTGCGCATTCGTGAGTGGGGCGAGATCCACCGGCAACTCGAGGAGGTGGCGCGCGAGCTGAAGGCGACGAAGGGCGGCGCACCGGAGAATGCGCTGCATCGGGCGCTGGCAACCGGGTTGTTGTCGAAGATTGGACAATGGAATCCCGAGCAACGCGTGTACGTGGGCGCGAAGCAAACGCGATTTGCCATTCATCCTTCGTCGGCGCTGGCCAAGAAGCCGCCGGCCTGGATCATGGCATTCGAGCTGGTGGAGACGACGCAGCTTTTCGCGCGCATGGCGGCGAAGATCGAGCCGGAGTGGCTGCTCGAGGCGGGCGCGCATTTGTTGAAACGGAGTTATTCGGATCCGCATTGGTCGGAGAAGTCGGCGCGTGCATCGGTGCGCGAGCATGCCACGTTGTTCGGGCTGTCGATTTCGCGCGACCGAAGTGTGGATTACGCGACCATTGCGCCCGCGGGGGCGCGGCGCATCTTTTTGGAGCACGCGCTGGTACGCGGAGAATACAAGACCACGGGCGCGTTTCAGCGCAAGAACCGCGAGCTGATGGACGAGGTGTCGCGGCTACGGGACAAGGCGCGACGGAGCGACATGCTGGCCAGCGAAGATGCGTTGCTGGCATTTTTCGATCAGCGTGTCGGAGAGGAAGTCGTCAATGGGAAGACGTTCGAGGCGTGGCGCGAGCGCGCCGAGAAGAGCGACCCAAAGTGTCTTCTTCTTTCCGTGGACGACGTGCTGGCGGGGGAGCCGGGGCTTCGGGCGGCGGACTATCCGGACACGGTGAAGCTGCACGGCGCGAGTTTGGGGGTAACGTACCGATTCGAGCCTTCGGAAGACGACGATGGGATCACGTTGACCGTGCCCCTGGTGTTGCTTCCGCAATTGGAGCCGGGTGAACTGGATTGGACGATACCGGGTTGGCATCAGGACAAGATCGCCGCGCTTCTGTACGAGTTGCCGCGGGGGACGCGGCGCGAACTCGGAGACATTCCGGAGCTCGCGCGCGCGGTGGCGGCGAAGGTGAAGCCCTTTTCGGGGCCGATGGTTCCCGCGTTGGTGCAGGCCGTCGAGGAGGAGACCGGCGTGGACGTGCCGGAGGATGCGTTCCGGCCCGATCTGGTCGCGAGCTACCTGCGTTTGACGTGCCGGGTGGTCGGGGATGACGGCAAGGTGGTGGCCCAGGGACGCGACGTCGATGCGATTCTGAAGCAACACGGTGCTCGTGCGCGGGCGGTGTGGAAACAGGCAGCGCCGTCGGCGAAATGGGAGCGCAAAGGCATCACGGGTTGGGACTTTGGTGAGCTGCCGGCGTTCGTCGTTCGGCGGGTCGGCAACATGGATGTACGGAGTTACCCGGCGCTGGTCGACCGCGGGACGTCGGCGGACATGGTGCTGCTCGAGACGACCGCGGCGGCGGAAGCGGCATCCCGGGGCGGGGTGCGGCGGCTCTTGATGCTGGCGGCGCGTGGGGCCGTATCGGGGATTGCGCCCCGCATTCCACCGGCGTTTTCACGCCCCGGGGGCGCGCTGATGTCGCGCGCCGAGAACGAGGTATTTCGCGAGCGGGTGCTCGCGCGCATCGTGGATGCGGCGTTCGGGCTGGGCGAGGAGAGTGTGGGGTTGCCGCGCGACAAGCGCGCATTCGATGCCTTGCTGGCCGCGGGCGTGCCGCGCATTGCGCCGCTGTTCCGGGCGTTCGCCGATACGATCACGGCGGTGGCGGCGGAACTCGACAAGACGCTGCGCGCATTGAAGGCGGCCTCGAAGCACCCCAGCGGGCGGGCGGCTATTTTGGATATTTACGCGCAGCTCGAGCACCTCTTTCCCGAGGACCTGATGGAGTCCGTCTCGCTGGGACGGCTGGAGCACTTCCCCCGGTATTTGCGCGCGGCGCAGGCGCGATTGGGACGCGCGGTGACCGATCCGCGCAAGGACACGGAGAAGCTCGCGCCATTCTCGCCGTTGTGGAATGCGTTTTTGGACAAGCGGCGCGCGCTGCGGGATGCGAATGGTGCGCGCGAGCTTCGATGGTTGTTCGAGGAGCTGCGCGTGGCGATCTTCGCGCCCGAGCTGAAGACACCCGTGCCGGTTTCCGTGGCCAAGGTGTCGGCCGCGATGTCTGCGCTTCGTTAG
- a CDS encoding deaminase, with protein sequence MDTARPSFEELYMTLAFGMARRSTCLRLQVGTVITSTDYRQVLAVGYNGNASGLPNQCDTDIPGACGCLHSEENACINCLSPRQLGKVVFVTHLPCAMCAKRLINLGGVAKIYYSEEYRKRDSLALLESVGISVERLTLPAR encoded by the coding sequence ATGGACACCGCCCGCCCCAGTTTCGAAGAGCTCTACATGACGCTCGCCTTCGGCATGGCCCGGAGGTCGACATGCCTGCGGCTGCAGGTCGGGACCGTCATCACCTCCACGGACTACCGGCAGGTGCTCGCGGTGGGGTACAACGGCAATGCCTCCGGCCTGCCCAATCAGTGCGACACGGACATTCCCGGCGCCTGCGGCTGCCTGCACTCCGAGGAGAACGCCTGCATCAACTGCCTGTCGCCCCGGCAGCTCGGCAAGGTCGTCTTCGTGACGCACCTGCCCTGTGCGATGTGCGCGAAGCGGCTGATCAACCTCGGCGGCGTCGCCAAGATTTACTACAGCGAAGAGTACCGTAAACGCGATTCCCTGGCCCTGCTCGAGTCGGTGGGCATCTCGGTGGAGCGCCTCACGCTCCCCGCTCGCTGA
- a CDS encoding chitinase — MTKFSMHFSAATVALAMMAAGCATNATEDSTNAEDNVASTSDSLLAVRAGAPYLYMGWGNPPSPQTVMNATGVKWFTMAFILSSGGCNPAWDGSRPLSGSADANAISQIRSAGGDIVPSFGGWSGNKLGPNCSSASALAGAYQKVINAYGLKAIDIDIENTDEFENNTVQDRILGALKIVKQNNAGITTIVTFGTSKTGPTAPGNRLIERSKALGANIDIFTIMPFDFGSGNIYNDTVAASEGLKNKLKSTFGWSDATAYSHMGISGMNGLSDQQEMTTVDTWTRIRDWSKGKGLARLAFWAVNRDRGCAGGGVVSNCSGIAQSNWAFSKVTAGF, encoded by the coding sequence ATGACCAAGTTCTCCATGCATTTTTCCGCAGCGACCGTCGCTCTGGCCATGATGGCCGCCGGGTGTGCCACCAACGCGACCGAAGACAGCACCAACGCCGAAGACAACGTTGCCAGCACCAGCGACAGCCTCCTCGCGGTGCGGGCCGGCGCGCCGTACCTGTACATGGGCTGGGGGAATCCTCCGAGCCCTCAAACCGTCATGAATGCTACCGGTGTCAAATGGTTCACCATGGCCTTCATCCTCTCGTCCGGCGGCTGCAATCCGGCGTGGGACGGCTCGCGTCCGCTCTCGGGCAGCGCCGACGCCAACGCCATCTCGCAGATCCGGAGTGCGGGCGGTGACATCGTCCCGTCGTTCGGCGGCTGGAGCGGCAACAAGCTCGGTCCGAACTGCTCGAGCGCCTCGGCGCTGGCCGGCGCCTACCAAAAGGTGATCAATGCCTATGGCCTCAAAGCCATCGACATCGACATCGAAAACACCGACGAGTTCGAGAACAACACCGTTCAAGACCGCATCTTGGGCGCGCTCAAAATCGTCAAACAGAACAACGCCGGCATCACCACCATCGTGACCTTCGGCACCTCGAAGACGGGGCCGACGGCGCCGGGCAATCGCCTCATCGAGCGCTCCAAGGCCTTGGGCGCGAACATCGATATCTTCACGATCATGCCGTTCGACTTCGGCAGCGGGAACATCTACAACGACACCGTGGCCGCCTCCGAGGGCCTCAAGAACAAGCTGAAGTCGACGTTCGGCTGGTCCGACGCCACGGCCTACTCGCACATGGGCATCTCGGGCATGAACGGCCTCTCCGATCAGCAAGAGATGACCACCGTGGACACGTGGACCCGCATCCGCGATTGGTCCAAGGGCAAAGGCCTCGCCCGCCTGGCCTTCTGGGCGGTGAACCGCGATCGCGGCTGCGCGGGCGGCGGCGTCGTGTCCAATTGCAGCGGCATCGCCCAATCCAACTGGGCCTTCAGCAAGGTCACCGCGGGCTTCTGA
- a CDS encoding TetR/AcrR family transcriptional regulator, giving the protein MIPHLSGLLARALESPPEADAFAEKILDAALLEIAAVGIQRLTLVDVARRAGVGRVTVYRRFADRESLLEALAQRESRRFYVAMSEAVARVATIEERLTEGFVTFVRFARTHPVLQRLTRTEPHALLEYVLGDDAMAFRVGCDFMAAQLRNVDAAPPPQIASVAETLVRIGLSFLLPLPSTVRLEDDASARAYARDCILPLVALRQRSGVVPSQA; this is encoded by the coding sequence ATGATCCCGCACCTTTCCGGCCTGCTCGCCCGCGCCTTGGAGTCGCCGCCCGAAGCGGATGCCTTTGCCGAGAAAATCTTGGACGCCGCCCTGCTCGAGATCGCGGCGGTGGGCATTCAGCGGCTGACCCTCGTGGACGTCGCCCGGCGCGCGGGCGTGGGGCGCGTGACCGTGTACCGGCGCTTCGCCGATCGCGAGAGCCTGCTCGAGGCGCTCGCGCAGCGGGAGTCGCGGCGGTTCTACGTCGCGATGAGCGAGGCCGTCGCGCGCGTGGCCACCATCGAGGAACGCCTCACCGAGGGATTCGTCACCTTCGTGCGCTTCGCGCGCACGCACCCGGTGCTGCAACGCCTGACGCGAACGGAGCCGCATGCCCTGCTCGAGTACGTGCTCGGCGACGATGCGATGGCGTTTCGCGTGGGGTGCGATTTCATGGCCGCGCAGTTGCGCAACGTGGACGCGGCCCCGCCGCCGCAGATCGCGTCCGTGGCGGAGACCCTGGTGCGCATCGGCCTTTCCTTCTTGCTGCCGCTGCCGAGCACCGTGCGGCTGGAGGACGACGCGTCGGCCCGCGCCTATGCGCGCGACTGCATCTTGCCGCTCGTGGCCTTGCGCCAGCGCAGCGGCGTCGTCCCTTCCCAAGCGTGA
- a CDS encoding oxidoreductase, which yields MSKVWLITGSSRGLGRDLAKAVLAAGHRLVATARRAEDLRELVAEYGDRVRAVALDVTNPAAAREAVAVATRAFGRLDVVVNNAGYANVNSIEHVAEDDFRAQIETNFFGVVNVTRAALPVLRAQRDGHIIQVSSIGGRFGSPGIAAYQASKFAVGGFSEVLAKEVGPLGIRVTVVEPGGMRTDWAGSSMRVDDIHPDYQATVGAMFQNRGPEGTHIMRGDPSKVAQAILRIALEKEPPIRLLAGSDATFLADLTLKARAAEDAKWNALSVSTDFDGMGDFADTPIAQLLAAQLRGS from the coding sequence ATGTCGAAGGTTTGGCTCATCACAGGAAGCTCGCGCGGCCTCGGCCGCGATCTCGCGAAGGCCGTGCTCGCCGCAGGTCATCGCCTCGTGGCCACCGCACGCAGGGCCGAGGATCTGCGCGAGCTCGTCGCGGAGTACGGAGACCGTGTGCGCGCGGTGGCGCTCGACGTCACGAATCCGGCGGCCGCGCGCGAAGCGGTGGCCGTCGCCACCCGCGCATTTGGCCGGCTCGATGTCGTGGTCAACAATGCAGGGTACGCAAACGTCAATTCGATCGAGCACGTGGCGGAGGACGACTTCCGCGCGCAAATCGAGACGAACTTCTTCGGCGTGGTGAATGTCACGCGCGCCGCACTTCCCGTGCTTCGCGCGCAGCGCGATGGGCACATCATCCAGGTCTCGTCCATCGGCGGGCGCTTCGGCTCACCGGGCATCGCGGCCTACCAGGCCTCCAAGTTCGCCGTCGGTGGCTTCTCGGAGGTGCTCGCGAAGGAGGTCGGCCCGCTGGGCATCCGGGTCACCGTGGTCGAGCCGGGCGGCATGCGCACGGATTGGGCTGGCTCGTCGATGCGGGTCGACGACATCCACCCGGATTACCAAGCCACCGTGGGCGCGATGTTCCAGAACCGCGGCCCGGAGGGCACCCACATCATGCGCGGCGACCCCAGCAAGGTGGCCCAGGCCATCCTGCGCATCGCCTTGGAAAAAGAGCCTCCGATTCGGCTCTTGGCGGGCTCGGACGCCACATTCCTCGCCGACCTGACCCTCAAGGCGCGTGCAGCCGAGGACGCGAAATGGAATGCTCTCAGCGTCTCGACGGACTTCGACGGGATGGGAGACTTTGCCGATACGCCGATCGCACAACTCCTCGCCGCGCAGCTCCGCGGGAGCTGA
- a CDS encoding DUF2236 domain-containing protein: MHAVVGGPIHWDLALRERMIDGLWERDAPMAHLVEWMFTSGGKASKALFEQALERGIESVPNAPDELRAFFARIDRRPEWVDMAKVRRGARAINAIGKVAIYIARDLFMMGGYLLAGFNEQLMMTGALHKGSGKRFAETASWASDTVAPDGLERFGAGFKSTIRVRMVHALVNRAIERNPQWDSDMWGLPINQTDMLATILGTALVGFTGRLLGVPVTRDECDAVIHYGRYLAWIIGVKDDFLFDSTHEGIRFLMHATSTHPRGGESARALARSLAVEPLTRHYGQFEWLRRRYEHSKHLSMSRFLVGKKGLAKLGLPAIPPWYPVLTIPGRFVWQAVHRAMPGGYGRLVERGRREQLRLIAIFHEGARSAGGIIQPDPSHPAHV, translated from the coding sequence ATGCACGCCGTGGTTGGCGGTCCCATCCATTGGGATCTCGCATTGCGCGAGCGCATGATCGACGGCCTTTGGGAGCGCGATGCGCCGATGGCCCACCTCGTCGAGTGGATGTTCACCTCCGGCGGCAAGGCGAGCAAAGCGTTGTTCGAGCAAGCCCTGGAGCGCGGCATCGAGTCGGTGCCCAACGCGCCCGACGAACTTCGCGCGTTCTTCGCGCGCATCGATCGCCGCCCCGAATGGGTCGACATGGCCAAGGTGCGCCGGGGCGCGCGGGCCATCAACGCCATCGGCAAAGTGGCCATCTACATCGCGCGCGATCTGTTCATGATGGGCGGCTACCTCCTCGCGGGGTTCAACGAGCAGCTCATGATGACCGGCGCCCTGCACAAAGGCAGCGGCAAGCGCTTCGCGGAGACCGCCAGCTGGGCGTCGGACACCGTTGCCCCGGACGGGCTCGAGCGCTTCGGCGCCGGATTCAAAAGCACGATCCGCGTCCGCATGGTCCACGCCTTGGTGAACCGCGCCATCGAGCGCAATCCCCAGTGGGATTCGGACATGTGGGGATTGCCCATCAACCAGACGGACATGCTGGCCACCATCTTGGGCACAGCTTTGGTCGGATTCACCGGCCGCCTCTTGGGCGTTCCCGTCACGCGCGACGAATGCGACGCCGTCATTCACTATGGGCGCTATTTGGCCTGGATCATCGGGGTCAAAGACGACTTTCTCTTCGACTCGACCCACGAGGGTATTCGCTTTTTGATGCATGCCACCAGCACCCATCCGCGCGGCGGAGAAAGCGCACGGGCCTTGGCGCGATCCCTGGCCGTCGAGCCCCTCACCCGGCACTACGGCCAATTCGAATGGCTGCGCCGGCGTTACGAGCATTCGAAACACCTGAGCATGAGCCGGTTTCTCGTCGGCAAAAAGGGATTGGCCAAGCTCGGCTTGCCGGCCATACCGCCGTGGTATCCCGTCTTGACCATTCCAGGCCGCTTCGTCTGGCAGGCCGTGCACCGCGCCATGCCCGGCGGCTACGGACGTCTCGTCGAGCGGGGCCGCCGAGAGCAATTGCGTCTCATCGCGATCTTTCATGAGGGGGCACGCAGCGCGGGTGGCATCATTCAGCCCGACCCATCGCATCCCGCTCACGTCTGA
- a CDS encoding AraC family transcriptional regulator, whose product MPSVLLDRLTELGVDVRRLLDCAGILPSRFQSTRAFISQAELFAFWRAVEEVAPARDIGLRVGSEALPHQLDIVTMTALHSPSFGEALKKFARYKRLVCSERVSVEVERGEARVSFHWMHLEESMPMLLVDATFSTLVVLGRRGSGSPLTPLRVELARRPSKGDEALLHRHFGCEIRFDAPLDLLVLDERDLARPFVTHNADLLELMLPALESQLRQSLTARSLADDVKTALGRHMHGERPSVERIAEDMHISPRTLQRRLEELGTTYQKLLDDVRRDTSLRLLAHTNLEPNEVAYLLGFEEVNSFSRAFHAWEGTTPLRWRKATSGKMQSRA is encoded by the coding sequence GTGCCGAGCGTCCTGCTCGATCGCTTGACCGAGCTGGGCGTCGACGTGCGCCGTCTTTTGGACTGCGCGGGCATCCTGCCCTCGCGCTTCCAGTCGACGCGGGCGTTCATCTCGCAGGCCGAGCTGTTCGCGTTCTGGCGCGCCGTCGAAGAGGTGGCGCCGGCGCGCGACATCGGCCTGCGGGTCGGTTCGGAGGCCCTGCCCCACCAACTCGACATCGTCACCATGACCGCGCTGCACTCGCCGAGCTTCGGCGAGGCGCTGAAGAAGTTCGCCCGCTACAAGCGCCTCGTCTGCTCGGAGCGCGTGTCCGTCGAGGTGGAACGCGGCGAGGCGCGCGTCTCGTTCCACTGGATGCACCTCGAGGAGTCCATGCCGATGCTCCTCGTGGACGCGACCTTCTCGACGTTGGTCGTGCTGGGGCGCCGTGGCTCGGGCTCTCCGCTGACGCCCTTGCGCGTCGAGCTCGCACGCCGCCCTTCGAAGGGCGATGAGGCTTTGCTGCATCGGCACTTCGGCTGCGAGATCCGCTTCGATGCGCCGCTGGACCTGCTCGTCCTCGACGAGCGGGACCTCGCACGACCCTTCGTCACGCACAACGCGGATCTGCTCGAGCTGATGCTCCCGGCGCTCGAATCGCAACTGCGTCAGAGCCTCACCGCGCGCTCCCTCGCCGACGACGTCAAAACCGCCCTCGGGCGGCACATGCACGGCGAACGCCCCAGCGTGGAGAGAATCGCCGAGGACATGCACATCAGCCCGCGCACCTTGCAACGCCGCCTCGAGGAGCTTGGGACGACGTACCAGAAGCTGCTCGACGACGTGCGCCGCGACACCTCGCTCCGGCTCTTGGCCCACACGAACCTGGAGCCCAACGAGGTTGCGTACCTCCTTGGCTTCGAGGAGGTCAATTCCTTCTCCCGCGCGTTTCACGCTTGGGAAGGGACGACGCCGCTGCGCTGGCGCAAGGCCACGAGCGGCAAGATGCAGTCGCGCGCATAG
- a CDS encoding cytochrome P450, whose translation MPNASLMDRILIATNRRLSILRPLSKVPEGSDLEPVPGDEGLPWLGHTLAMVFLGDPMPFLRYRYDEFGPVSWGIMLGHRWVFPLGPKASEVVLQNRDKAFANGPGWGYWIGPFFHRGIMLLDFEEHLHHRRILQHAFTNERLTGYLEAMGPVIARGIAGWRTGGRFPFHASLKQLTLDVATEVFMGAKLGRESNSINRAFIDTVRAGLSVLRFRVPGGRWSRGLHGRRVLERFFRERLPAKRGSEGSDLFAVLCRATSEDGHRFSDDDVINHMIFLLMAAHDTTTITMTTMAYYLAKYPEWQERLRDESFALGKDDLDFDDLEKLSGLDQVMKEAMRLVAPVPYLARKTVKDTSICGYFVPKDTFVAVLPQFSHHMPEYWSDSERFDPERFAPHRREDKVHPYAWQPFGGGVHKCIGLHFAGIQVKAVFHRIVRRYRWSVAPGYEPTFDFTTLPVPKDGLPVHLEKVVDT comes from the coding sequence ATGCCCAATGCCAGTCTGATGGATCGAATCCTCATTGCGACCAACCGTCGCCTTTCGATCCTGCGGCCCCTGTCGAAGGTGCCCGAGGGCAGCGATCTCGAGCCGGTGCCGGGCGACGAGGGCCTTCCGTGGCTCGGGCATACGCTGGCCATGGTCTTTCTAGGCGATCCGATGCCCTTTTTGCGCTACCGCTACGACGAATTCGGTCCCGTGTCCTGGGGCATCATGCTGGGCCATCGTTGGGTGTTTCCATTGGGCCCCAAAGCCTCCGAGGTCGTCCTGCAAAATCGCGACAAGGCATTCGCGAATGGCCCGGGTTGGGGCTATTGGATTGGCCCCTTTTTCCACCGCGGCATCATGCTTCTCGACTTCGAGGAGCATTTGCACCACCGGCGCATTCTGCAACATGCCTTTACCAACGAGCGATTGACCGGCTACCTGGAGGCCATGGGCCCGGTCATCGCGCGCGGCATCGCGGGCTGGCGCACCGGCGGGAGATTCCCTTTTCATGCATCGCTCAAGCAACTCACCTTGGACGTGGCGACCGAAGTCTTCATGGGCGCAAAGCTCGGACGCGAATCGAATTCCATCAACCGCGCCTTCATCGACACGGTCCGGGCCGGACTCTCGGTTCTGCGCTTCCGCGTGCCCGGCGGCCGATGGTCGCGCGGGCTGCACGGCCGGCGCGTGCTCGAGCGCTTCTTCCGCGAGCGCCTCCCCGCCAAGCGCGGCTCCGAAGGCAGCGATCTCTTCGCGGTCTTGTGCCGCGCGACGAGCGAAGACGGCCATCGCTTCAGCGACGACGACGTCATCAACCACATGATTTTCCTGTTGATGGCCGCCCACGACACCACCACCATCACCATGACCACGATGGCGTACTACCTGGCCAAGTACCCCGAGTGGCAGGAGCGGCTGCGCGACGAGTCCTTTGCCCTGGGAAAGGACGACTTGGACTTCGACGATCTCGAGAAGCTCTCCGGCCTGGACCAGGTGATGAAGGAAGCCATGCGCCTCGTGGCCCCGGTGCCTTACCTCGCACGCAAGACCGTGAAGGACACATCCATCTGCGGCTACTTCGTGCCCAAGGACACGTTCGTCGCGGTGCTGCCGCAGTTTTCGCACCACATGCCCGAGTATTGGTCCGATTCCGAGCGCTTCGATCCCGAGCGATTCGCTCCGCACCGCCGCGAGGACAAGGTGCATCCTTACGCCTGGCAGCCCTTTGGCGGGGGCGTTCACAAATGCATTGGCCTGCACTTCGCGGGCATCCAGGTCAAAGCGGTTTTCCATCGCATCGTGCGCCGGTACCGCTGGAGCGTCGCCCCGGGCTACGAGCCCACGTTCGATTTCACGACGTTGCCGGTTCCCAAGGACGGGCTGCCCGTGCACCTCGAGAAGGTCGTGGACACCTGA